The following proteins are co-located in the Flavobacterium sp. CECT 9288 genome:
- a CDS encoding bifunctional 5,10-methylenetetrahydrofolate dehydrogenase/5,10-methenyltetrahydrofolate cyclohydrolase, translating to MQLLDGKKTAEDIKSEIAVEVQKMKANGEKVPHLAALIVGNDGASLTYVGSKVKACERVGFESTLIKMPNTTTEIELLKKIKELNEDEQIDGFIVQLPLPKQIDEQKVLMAVDPSKDVDGFHPENFGKMALDMTTFIPATPFGILELLDRYGVETKGKHTVVIGRSHIVGRPMSILMGRKGFPGNSTVTLTHSYTKNIEEITIQADIIITALGVPNYLKADMVKDGAVVIDVGITRVPDENHEKGYVITGDVDFDQVSKKASFITPVPGGVGPMTIAMLLKNTLLAREMKRNK from the coding sequence ATGCAACTACTAGACGGAAAAAAAACAGCAGAAGACATCAAAAGCGAAATTGCTGTTGAAGTACAAAAAATGAAAGCCAATGGTGAGAAAGTTCCTCACTTGGCAGCCCTAATCGTAGGGAATGATGGCGCAAGTTTAACTTATGTGGGTAGCAAGGTAAAAGCCTGCGAGCGTGTAGGATTTGAGTCTACTTTGATTAAAATGCCCAACACCACCACAGAAATTGAATTGCTTAAAAAGATCAAAGAATTAAACGAAGACGAGCAAATTGACGGGTTCATTGTGCAATTGCCACTTCCTAAACAAATTGACGAGCAAAAAGTTTTAATGGCAGTAGATCCAAGTAAAGATGTAGATGGTTTTCATCCGGAGAACTTTGGGAAAATGGCGCTGGACATGACTACTTTTATTCCTGCCACTCCATTTGGTATTCTAGAATTGCTAGATCGCTACGGGGTTGAAACAAAAGGAAAACATACAGTAGTTATTGGGCGTAGTCATATTGTAGGCAGACCAATGAGTATTTTGATGGGACGCAAAGGTTTTCCCGGTAATTCAACAGTGACACTTACGCATAGTTACACCAAAAATATAGAAGAAATTACCATTCAGGCTGATATTATTATCACAGCCTTGGGTGTTCCCAATTATTTAAAAGCGGATATGGTGAAGGATGGAGCAGTTGTTATTGATGTGGGTATTACTCGCGTTCCTGACGAAAACCACGAGAAAGGATACGTAATCACCGGTGATGTCGATTTTGATCAGGTAAGCAAAAAAGCATCTTTTATTACCCCAGTTCCTGGTGGAGTGGGACCAATGACCATTGCAATGCTGTTAAAAAATACACTCTTGGCAAGGGAAATGAAGAGAAATAAATAA
- a CDS encoding magnesium transporter CorA family protein: MRAFYKNNNGLSATTNWTPNCWINIECPTEAEKKYLIKELQIPEAFYNDIEDIDERPRIEIENGWTLIIMRIPAKSNDVKLPFHTIPVGVVFKGEVCITISFHKTEMLSDFVIYTQRKKIDIKDNFDLVLKLLLSSSVWFLKYLKQVNLKIKLAEDNLEKSIKNEELQALLQIEKCLVFFMTSLKGNDILLHRIKNIKSQKEHFDLELLEDVEIELRQAQETTNIYSDILTGTMDAYASVISNNMNTIMKQMTSISIILMIPTLIASLYGMNVPNNLENNRYGIWIVIAVSIVLSCFGVFLFKKKRWF; the protein is encoded by the coding sequence ATGAGAGCTTTTTACAAAAACAATAACGGATTAAGTGCCACTACTAATTGGACTCCAAACTGCTGGATCAATATTGAATGCCCTACCGAAGCAGAAAAAAAATACTTAATTAAAGAATTACAAATTCCCGAAGCATTTTATAATGACATTGAAGATATTGATGAAAGACCAAGGATAGAAATTGAAAATGGTTGGACGCTGATTATCATGCGAATTCCCGCGAAAAGTAATGATGTAAAATTACCTTTTCACACGATTCCTGTTGGTGTTGTTTTTAAAGGTGAAGTTTGTATCACCATTAGTTTTCATAAAACAGAAATGCTTTCTGACTTTGTGATTTACACCCAACGTAAAAAAATCGATATTAAGGACAACTTTGATTTGGTGCTCAAGCTATTGTTATCCTCGAGTGTTTGGTTTTTAAAATACTTGAAACAAGTCAATCTAAAGATAAAATTAGCCGAGGATAATCTAGAAAAATCAATCAAAAACGAAGAATTACAGGCTTTACTCCAAATAGAAAAATGTTTGGTTTTCTTTATGACTTCCTTGAAAGGCAATGATATTTTACTGCATCGCATCAAAAATATTAAATCCCAAAAAGAGCATTTTGATTTAGAATTACTAGAAGATGTGGAAATAGAATTGCGCCAAGCCCAAGAAACCACCAATATATATAGTGACATCTTAACGGGTACAATGGATGCATACGCCTCTGTGATATCAAATAATATGAATACGATTATGAAGCAAATGACTTCAATTTCGATTATTTTGATGATTCCCACCTTGATTGCCAGTTTATACGGTATGAATGTTCCCAACAATTTAGAGAACAATCGCTATGGCATCTGGATTGTAATTGCAGTATCTATTGTGCTTTCATGCTTTGGAGTATTTTTGTTCAAAAAGAAAAGATGGTTTTAA